The proteins below come from a single Ruficoccus amylovorans genomic window:
- a CDS encoding Crp/Fnr family transcriptional regulator yields the protein MSAYEAIISRCSLFQGLGEQDISSLAGICTEKRVARGELIFVEGTPAQGFYLVAEGQVKIFKSNAEGREIILHVCGPVESFAEVPVFHGAPYPASASATQASRLLYFPRAELAETISRHPTLSLNMLANLSQKLRRFTQQIESLALKEVPARLASHLIYLTESQKHPDRVTLRLPKGQLANLLGTSPETLSRVFARLAETGVIRMDGKDISILDRDELVRLAD from the coding sequence ATGAGTGCATACGAAGCCATCATCTCCCGATGCAGCCTGTTTCAGGGGCTGGGTGAGCAGGATATCTCCTCGCTGGCCGGTATCTGTACGGAAAAGCGTGTGGCCCGCGGCGAGTTGATCTTCGTCGAGGGAACGCCTGCGCAGGGCTTCTACCTCGTGGCGGAGGGCCAGGTGAAGATCTTCAAAAGCAACGCCGAGGGGAGGGAAATCATCCTGCACGTATGCGGACCGGTCGAGTCCTTCGCGGAAGTCCCGGTCTTTCATGGCGCTCCGTACCCGGCCTCGGCCAGCGCGACGCAGGCTTCGCGCTTGCTCTATTTCCCGCGGGCGGAGCTGGCAGAGACGATTTCCCGCCACCCCACTCTCTCCCTGAACATGCTGGCGAATCTCTCGCAAAAGCTTCGCCGCTTCACCCAGCAGATCGAAAGCCTCGCGCTGAAGGAGGTCCCGGCCCGCCTGGCCTCCCATCTGATTTATCTGACGGAAAGCCAGAAGCATCCCGACCGGGTGACACTGCGCCTGCCCAAGGGCCAGTTGGCCAACCTCCTCGGCACGTCCCCGGAGACGCTTTCGCGGGTCTTCGCCCGCCTCGCTGAGACTGGGGTCATCCGCATGGACGGCAAAGACATAAGCATTCTGGACCGGGACGAGCTTGTCCGCCTGGCTGATTAG
- a CDS encoding choice-of-anchor M domain-containing protein, giving the protein MQTKIHHRYSNSASIRALLVAGALASLAFTQGLSAQVILDQGHVDLDFNYSGGSWQVGVHHDSVGYLNPSDVVFHARDEAWNAGARINRPSGSQWDFIGTEAGEPIWILPQTQEPSIVWPGFASEETAPGTFAAYSSLDPRVTDTPSRWITIQLKSVEYIGEGTGNFSLWSTGALGATTVWMSTVDGITTNDSFLFLEGGHVHLNWGFTDIGLYKITLEASGYLNDGSMTPTSSGDWTYNFGVGVVPEPQTIGFLALAALAVLLLRRRND; this is encoded by the coding sequence ATGCAAACTAAGATTCACCACCGCTACTCAAATTCCGCCAGCATCCGTGCTCTTCTTGTCGCCGGGGCGCTTGCTTCGCTCGCTTTCACTCAGGGATTGTCCGCGCAGGTCATTCTGGATCAGGGACACGTCGATCTCGATTTCAACTACTCCGGCGGTAGCTGGCAGGTCGGAGTTCACCATGATAGTGTCGGTTATCTGAACCCGTCCGACGTGGTGTTCCATGCCAGGGATGAGGCCTGGAATGCCGGAGCGCGCATTAACCGTCCCTCAGGCAGTCAATGGGATTTTATCGGAACCGAAGCCGGAGAGCCGATATGGATTCTTCCGCAAACACAGGAGCCGTCGATTGTCTGGCCGGGCTTCGCCTCGGAGGAAACCGCGCCCGGTACGTTTGCGGCCTATTCCAGCCTCGATCCCCGAGTAACAGATACCCCCTCGCGCTGGATCACCATCCAGTTGAAGAGTGTCGAATACATCGGCGAGGGCACCGGGAACTTCTCCCTGTGGAGCACGGGAGCCCTTGGTGCCACCACCGTCTGGATGTCAACCGTCGATGGTATTACCACGAACGATTCGTTTTTATTCCTGGAGGGCGGACATGTGCACCTCAACTGGGGTTTTACGGATATTGGCCTGTACAAGATTACACTTGAGGCGAGCGGCTATCTAAACGACGGGTCGATGACCCCCACCAGCAGCGGGGACTGGACCTATAATTTTGGTGTCGGGGTTGTGCCCGAGCCGCAGACCATCGGGTTCCTCGCCCTGGCCGCGCTTGCGGTCTTGCTTCTTCGCCGGCGGAATGACTAA
- a CDS encoding 3'-5' exonuclease, with product MHWKDCAIHVVDFEGSRNSGVVEFGLVTLWDGEIAACATRLCRPRGEITPQERAQHGIVEDEARLQEPFAAEWDRFVNLRKSGPMAAHHAMVENGFLKAQWAYPPASPDFLHEGRTLADWGPWIDTRQLYARVYPGLEGYGLSELVGSFGLQERLDTEADRLCPERRGKYHCALYDALASALLLLRLGGEEGFENMSIPWLLTQSQASGEKRQAASQGGLFE from the coding sequence ATGCATTGGAAAGACTGTGCCATCCACGTGGTGGATTTTGAAGGCAGCCGCAACAGCGGTGTGGTGGAGTTCGGGCTGGTCACGCTCTGGGACGGTGAAATCGCCGCCTGCGCGACCCGGCTCTGTCGGCCCCGGGGAGAGATCACCCCGCAGGAGCGCGCCCAGCACGGGATCGTCGAGGACGAGGCCCGCCTGCAGGAACCCTTTGCGGCGGAGTGGGACCGCTTCGTCAACCTCCGCAAGAGCGGCCCGATGGCCGCGCACCACGCCATGGTCGAAAACGGCTTTCTCAAGGCCCAGTGGGCCTACCCGCCAGCCTCGCCGGACTTCCTGCATGAGGGTAGGACGCTGGCCGACTGGGGGCCGTGGATCGACACCCGGCAGCTCTACGCCCGCGTCTATCCGGGGCTGGAAGGCTACGGGCTCTCGGAACTGGTCGGTTCGTTCGGGCTTCAGGAACGTCTCGACACCGAGGCCGACCGGCTCTGCCCCGAGCGCCGCGGCAAGTACCACTGTGCCCTTTACGACGCGTTGGCTTCGGCCCTGCTGCTCCTGCGGTTGGGTGGGGAGGAAGGCTTTGAAAACATGAGCATCCCCTGGCTGCTGACCCAGAGCCAGGCCTCGGGTGAGAAGCGTCAGGCTGCCAGCCAGGGCGGTCTTTTTGAATAA
- a CDS encoding methyltransferase family protein codes for MKASLFARRRILVTRFALILCVSPLLFCSSAWDALSHVFSESLFALGIALVGVGVIGRVWCFSYISGRKQAELVTEGPYSLTRNPLYLFTLIAAVGIGFTSETLFVPLAVLALFALSYPAVIRQEERALEEIHGANFARYRESTPRFWPSFGLYSEPQEIQLNPRVFRRGLQDVVWFIVACGTFEIIEGLQEAGMVPVFMHLV; via the coding sequence ATGAAAGCTTCTTTATTCGCCCGGCGCCGTATTCTCGTGACGCGGTTCGCCTTGATTTTGTGCGTATCGCCGCTGCTGTTCTGCTCAAGTGCCTGGGATGCCTTGTCCCACGTCTTTTCGGAGTCGCTGTTCGCGTTGGGCATCGCTCTGGTTGGCGTCGGCGTCATCGGGCGGGTGTGGTGCTTCAGCTACATTTCCGGTCGCAAGCAGGCCGAGTTGGTGACAGAGGGGCCGTATTCGTTGACGCGTAACCCGCTCTATCTTTTTACCCTGATCGCGGCGGTCGGCATCGGTTTTACTAGCGAGACCTTGTTTGTGCCGCTGGCTGTACTGGCGCTTTTCGCCCTGAGCTATCCGGCCGTTATTCGCCAGGAGGAACGTGCGTTGGAGGAGATACATGGAGCGAATTTCGCGCGTTACCGTGAATCGACCCCGCGGTTCTGGCCCAGTTTTGGACTCTACAGCGAACCGCAGGAGATCCAACTGAATCCGCGCGTATTCCGACGAGGACTCCAGGATGTGGTCTGGTTTATCGTGGCCTGCGGGACTTTTGAGATCATCGAGGGCTTACAGGAGGCCGGGATGGTGCCGGTTTTTATGCACTTGGTGTAA
- a CDS encoding YecH family metal-binding protein produces the protein MSTPLQEEIHGHAVLQMMSESDRTFSRQSLIEAIRNTFGEQARFYICSGGGMDAEELVDTLIAKGKFQGPADAFQFNPQAMCDH, from the coding sequence ATGTCCACTCCTCTTCAAGAAGAAATCCACGGCCACGCCGTGCTGCAAATGATGAGCGAATCCGACCGCACCTTTTCGCGGCAGAGCTTGATCGAAGCGATTCGAAATACCTTTGGCGAACAGGCCCGCTTCTACATCTGCTCAGGCGGGGGGATGGACGCCGAGGAACTGGTCGATACCCTCATCGCCAAGGGAAAGTTTCAGGGCCCGGCGGACGCCTTTCAGTTCAACCCGCAGGCGATGTGCGATCACTAA
- a CDS encoding DUF1559 domain-containing protein produces the protein MSKRPVSFHPGFTLMEVLVCIIIISVVASLVVAALGQARMLAWRVSCASNLRQIGNAMFTYANDHNGTLPPTTHVTGSEGYEIAWIYALSPYLNDIDEVRICPADPHGPDRLKGGGTSYILNNIAFDPRYDPFGGLMDSYNNLFRLTNPPETFWAGSISDSRTGTSVQNDHTHAEGWDAGWGTFISDIEPNRHRMGDSNRAHTNGSSNYLFADGHVENIPAIEMKRRFDRGENFARPPQ, from the coding sequence ATGAGCAAGCGGCCCGTATCCTTTCATCCCGGTTTCACCCTTATGGAAGTCCTCGTGTGCATCATCATTATTAGTGTTGTTGCCTCGTTGGTAGTCGCCGCACTCGGGCAAGCCAGAATGCTGGCCTGGCGGGTTTCCTGCGCCTCAAATCTGCGCCAGATCGGTAACGCCATGTTCACCTACGCCAATGACCATAATGGGACACTTCCGCCCACCACGCACGTGACCGGGTCGGAAGGCTACGAAATCGCGTGGATTTACGCCCTGTCCCCTTATCTGAATGACATTGACGAGGTGCGCATCTGCCCGGCCGACCCACATGGCCCTGATCGCCTCAAGGGCGGCGGCACCAGCTACATTCTCAACAACATCGCGTTTGATCCCAGGTATGACCCGTTCGGGGGGCTTATGGATTCTTACAATAATCTTTTCCGCCTGACCAACCCACCGGAAACCTTCTGGGCGGGAAGTATTTCTGATTCGCGCACCGGAACCAGCGTCCAGAACGACCACACGCACGCGGAGGGTTGGGATGCCGGATGGGGCACGTTTATCAGCGACATAGAGCCCAACCGTCACCGTATGGGTGACTCCAACCGCGCTCATACCAATGGATCGTCAAACTACCTTTTTGCCGACGGACATGTTGAAAATATTCCCGCTATCGAGATGAAACGTCGCTTCGACCGTGGGGAGAACTTCGCGCGTCCGCCTCAATAA